A single Oncorhynchus mykiss isolate Arlee chromosome 24, USDA_OmykA_1.1, whole genome shotgun sequence DNA region contains:
- the LOC110503967 gene encoding vacuolar protein sorting-associated protein 26B-like, whose product MSFFSFGQSAEIDVVLTDAETRKKAEHKTEDGKKDKYFLFYDGETVAGKVNVTLKNPGKRLEHQGIKIEFVGQIELYYDRGNHHEFVSLVKDLARPGELTQSQTFDFEFTHVEKPYESYTGQNVKLRYFLRATVSRRLNDISKEMDIVVHTLSTYPELNSSIKMEVGIEDCLHIEFEYNKSKYHLKDVIVGKIYFLLVRIKIKHMEIDIIKRETTGTGPSVYHENDTIAKYEIMDGAPVRGESIPIRLFLAGYEMTPTMRDINKKFSVRYYLNLVLIDEEERRYFKQQEITLWRKGDVVRKSMSSQATIGAQRFEGSVSSESALEKAAREDSA is encoded by the exons ATGAGTTTCTTCAGTTTTGGCCAAAGTGCAGAAATTGATGTAGTTCTGACTGATGCTGAGACGAGAAAGAAGGCTGAACATAAGACTGAAGATGGGAAGAAGGACAAATATTTCCTATTTTATGATGGGGAGACTGTGGCAGGAAAGGTCAACGTTACACTGAAGAACCCTGGGAAAAGACTGGAACATCAAGGCATCAAAATCGAATTTGTAGGCCAGATTG AGCTGTACTACGACAGAGGAAACCATCATGAGTTTGTCTCCCTGGTGAAAGATCTGGCAAGGCCTGGTGAGCTTACTCAGTCACAGACATTCGACTTTGAGTTCACCCATGTTGAGAAGCCCTATGAGTCCTACACAGGCCAGAATGTGAAGCTACG GTATTTTCTGCGCGCTACGGTGAGCAGGAGACTGAATGACATCAGTAAAGAGATGGATATCGTGGTGCACACACTCAGCACGTACCCAGAGCTCAACTCATCAATAAAAATGGAAGTTGGGATCGAAGACTGTCTCCACATTGAGTTTGAGTACAACAAATCCAA GTACCACCTGAAAGACGTCATTGTGGGTAAGATCTACTTCCTGCTGGTGCGGATTAAAATCAAGCACATGGAGATTGACATCATCAAAAGGGAGACAACTGGCACCGGTCCTAGTGTATACCATGAAAATGACACCATCGCCAAATATGAGATCATGGATGGAGCTCCTGTCCGAG GAGAGTCAATTCCAATACGGTTGTTTCTGGCTGGCTATGAGATGACCCCTACCATGCGAGATATCAATAAGAAGTTCTCTGTGCGTTACTACCTTAATCTGGTGCTGATTGATGAGGAGGAGAGACGCTACTTCAAACAGCAG GAAATCACACTGTGGAGGAAAGGGGATGTGGTGAGGAAGAGCATGTCGAGCCAGGCCACCATCGGAGCCCAGCGGTTCGAGGGCTCAGTCAGTTCAGAG